A single window of Archangium gephyra DNA harbors:
- a CDS encoding sterol desaturase family protein, whose product MKTEYVRHGSARMFENEFLEAASKIHPVTPFAFYIPIITGLLGWGLWSGTTRLGMVALFAPLGYLTWCFMEYTLHRNLFHWEGNGPLTRRFHAIIHGYHHTYPDDPQRLVMPLGASIPLAIIIGGLLWLVGRPDATLPYFFGIVVGYLAYDYLHWAVHYKKPWTQWGKTMRAHHMAHHFACPDKNFGISHMWIDRLVGSMQVRGQAARETAVKPDTGAAE is encoded by the coding sequence ATGAAGACCGAGTACGTGCGCCACGGCTCCGCGCGGATGTTCGAGAACGAGTTCCTCGAAGCCGCCTCGAAGATCCACCCTGTCACTCCTTTTGCCTTCTACATCCCGATCATCACGGGCCTGCTGGGCTGGGGGCTGTGGAGCGGAACGACGCGCCTGGGGATGGTGGCCCTGTTCGCGCCGCTGGGGTACCTGACGTGGTGCTTCATGGAGTACACGCTGCACCGCAACCTCTTCCACTGGGAGGGGAACGGGCCGCTCACCCGGCGCTTCCACGCCATCATCCACGGCTACCACCACACGTACCCGGATGATCCGCAGCGGCTGGTGATGCCGCTGGGCGCGAGCATCCCGCTGGCCATCATCATTGGCGGGCTGCTGTGGCTGGTGGGCCGGCCGGACGCGACGCTGCCCTACTTCTTCGGCATCGTCGTGGGCTACCTCGCGTACGACTACCTGCACTGGGCGGTGCACTACAAGAAGCCGTGGACCCAGTGGGGCAAGACGATGCGGGCGCACCACATGGCGCACCACTTCGCCTGCCCGGACAAGAACTTCGGCATCAGCCACATGTGGATTGATCGGCTGGTGGGCTCGATGCAGGTGCGCGGGCAGGCGGCGCGTGAGACCGCGGTGAAGCCGGACACCGGCGCGGCGGAGTAG
- a CDS encoding cytochrome P450, with amino-acid sequence MTPSAPLPPMPPGHWLWGHLPERASNPLGLYLDSQRRLGDVVRYRMGYIHVEQLTHPDHVKHVLADASARYTKGTVFDKTRPLVGNGLLTAEGDFWKRQRRLAQPAFHRERLAALGTRMTDTVAELLPAWERAADGGTPLPVFQELMRLTLTVVVRALFGVDVAPHTTTMGKAFTTALEVTNERIISPLPYLPWLYRLPTRSNRAFRQAVDTLDGMVRGLIAQRRAAGTQAEDLLGMLMAASDADTGDTFNDAQLRDEVMTLLLAGHETTATSLAWTFHLLARHPEVEATLHAEVDAALGGRMPTVADLPRLRYVGCVFEEAMRLYPPIWAIPRVPQEDDVVDGYRIPKGDIVILVPYVTHRHPDFWPEPERFEPTRFLPENSKDRPRWAYLPFGGGQRQCIGNNFAMMEAQLILTLVAQRFRLREVPGVPVVPEPHVSLRPRGPMPMRVERREEVPRVRVA; translated from the coding sequence ATGACTCCCTCCGCACCGCTGCCTCCCATGCCCCCGGGCCACTGGCTCTGGGGCCACCTGCCCGAGCGCGCGAGCAACCCGCTCGGCCTGTACCTCGACAGCCAGCGGCGGCTGGGGGACGTGGTGCGCTACCGCATGGGCTACATCCACGTGGAGCAGCTCACGCACCCGGATCACGTCAAACACGTGCTCGCCGACGCGAGCGCCCGCTACACGAAGGGCACCGTCTTCGACAAGACACGTCCCCTGGTGGGCAACGGCCTGCTCACCGCCGAGGGGGACTTCTGGAAGCGCCAGCGCCGGCTCGCCCAGCCCGCCTTCCACCGCGAGCGGCTGGCGGCGCTCGGCACGCGCATGACGGACACCGTCGCCGAGCTGCTGCCCGCCTGGGAGCGCGCGGCGGACGGGGGCACGCCGCTGCCGGTGTTCCAGGAGCTGATGCGGCTCACCCTCACCGTGGTGGTGCGCGCCCTCTTCGGCGTGGACGTGGCCCCCCACACCACCACCATGGGCAAGGCCTTCACCACCGCGCTCGAGGTCACCAACGAGCGCATCATCTCCCCCCTGCCCTACCTGCCCTGGCTCTACCGGCTGCCCACGCGGAGCAACCGCGCCTTCCGCCAGGCGGTGGACACGCTGGATGGGATGGTGCGCGGCCTCATCGCCCAGCGCCGCGCGGCCGGGACGCAGGCGGAGGATCTGCTCGGCATGCTCATGGCCGCGAGCGACGCGGACACCGGAGACACCTTCAACGACGCGCAGCTGCGCGACGAGGTGATGACGCTGCTGCTGGCCGGCCACGAGACGACGGCGACGTCGCTGGCGTGGACGTTCCACCTGCTGGCCCGGCACCCGGAGGTCGAGGCCACGCTGCACGCGGAGGTGGACGCGGCGCTCGGCGGGCGGATGCCCACGGTGGCGGATCTGCCGAGGCTGCGCTACGTGGGCTGCGTCTTCGAGGAGGCCATGCGCCTCTACCCGCCCATCTGGGCCATTCCCCGCGTGCCCCAGGAGGACGACGTGGTGGACGGCTACCGGATTCCCAAGGGGGACATCGTCATCCTCGTCCCCTACGTCACCCACCGCCACCCGGACTTCTGGCCCGAGCCGGAGCGCTTCGAGCCCACGCGCTTCCTCCCGGAGAACAGCAAGGACCGGCCGCGCTGGGCCTACCTGCCCTTTGGCGGCGGGCAGCGCCAGTGCATCGGCAACAACTTCGCGATGATGGAGGCCCAGCTCATCCTCACCCTGGTGGCGCAGCGCTTCCGGCTGCGCGAGGTGCCCGGAGTCCCCGTGGTGCCCGAGCCCCACGTCAGCCTCCGTCCCCGAGGCCCCATGCCCATGCGCGTGGAGCGCCGCGAGGAGGTACCGCGGGTGCGCGTGGCCTGA
- a CDS encoding S8 family serine peptidase, producing MKSFKTLGLTLTTTAFLAGCGASAPEAGNAREPLAKAGRALQGGNKKPVVEPTTTAPSACTALYSSPQAQAALTQAVVDPSLAADGLVKTLILSFNTQEAVAPAVDLLQSTLGLSLGDNLGAFKALPMVALKVPVTPVLMGTLRTVLQPLGLLSIYQDRPLHYFLDQSVAYIGADTARTAYNTTGAGVGVGIIDSGVDGTHGDFPNLVKNVKVVAPIVEAGVGGALYLDVPNSDLTSGHGTHVASTIGGSGAKSGGKYKGVAPGANLIAVGTGEAISILYSLEGFDFLMDPDLRETYNLRVISNSWGSSGSHFAPFDPVSIASKRAYDEGVVVAFAAGNDGPGADTLNPYSASPCVISVAAGAAKDTSTATNPLITPGLPGELASFSSRGIPGDALHHPDITLPGVAIVAARATTATIAQPYLGLDGLHPEPFYAAIDGTSMATPHLSGLIALMLEVNPALNLDGVLAAITSTAKPMFVQDATTGTTRQLALWEAGAGYADAYAAVRKATESAGTRTTTVTTALPGWSGNVGLTVKLPVLDVTLVEASHTHNLAVPAGANALRITTDWGNPALDLDLFVYDPSGNLVASSANGTSTGESVSIPRPAAGTWRVQLKGFLNTPTSYTGTAQVDTLVPVTQ from the coding sequence ATGAAATCCTTCAAGACGCTGGGCCTCACCCTCACCACCACCGCCTTCCTCGCCGGTTGCGGCGCCTCCGCGCCGGAGGCCGGGAACGCGCGGGAGCCCCTCGCGAAGGCGGGCCGCGCGCTCCAGGGTGGCAACAAGAAGCCCGTGGTGGAGCCCACCACCACGGCCCCGAGCGCCTGCACCGCGCTCTACTCCAGCCCGCAGGCGCAGGCGGCGCTCACCCAGGCGGTGGTGGACCCGTCGCTGGCGGCGGACGGACTGGTGAAGACGCTCATCCTCTCCTTCAACACGCAGGAGGCGGTGGCGCCCGCGGTGGATCTGCTGCAGAGCACGCTGGGCCTGTCGCTGGGGGACAACCTGGGCGCGTTCAAGGCGCTGCCCATGGTGGCGCTCAAGGTGCCCGTCACCCCCGTGCTCATGGGCACGCTGCGCACCGTGCTGCAGCCGCTCGGCCTGCTCTCCATCTACCAGGACCGGCCGCTGCACTACTTCCTGGACCAGAGCGTGGCCTACATCGGCGCGGACACCGCGCGCACGGCCTACAACACCACGGGCGCGGGCGTGGGCGTGGGCATCATCGACTCGGGCGTGGACGGCACGCACGGCGACTTCCCCAACCTGGTGAAGAACGTGAAGGTGGTGGCCCCCATCGTCGAGGCGGGCGTGGGCGGCGCGCTCTACCTCGACGTGCCCAACAGCGACCTCACCAGCGGCCATGGCACGCACGTGGCCAGCACCATCGGCGGCTCCGGCGCGAAGTCCGGCGGCAAGTACAAGGGCGTGGCCCCAGGCGCCAACCTCATCGCCGTGGGCACGGGCGAGGCCATCAGCATCCTCTACTCGCTGGAGGGCTTCGACTTCCTGATGGATCCGGACCTCCGCGAGACCTACAACCTCCGCGTCATCTCCAACTCGTGGGGCAGCAGCGGCAGCCACTTCGCTCCGTTCGATCCGGTGAGCATCGCCTCCAAGCGCGCCTATGACGAGGGCGTGGTGGTGGCCTTCGCGGCGGGCAACGACGGCCCCGGGGCGGACACGCTCAACCCGTACAGCGCCTCGCCGTGTGTCATCTCGGTGGCGGCGGGCGCGGCCAAGGACACGAGCACGGCCACCAACCCGCTCATCACCCCGGGCCTGCCGGGCGAGCTGGCCAGCTTCTCCAGCCGCGGCATCCCGGGCGACGCGCTCCACCACCCGGACATCACCCTGCCGGGCGTGGCCATCGTCGCGGCGCGCGCCACCACGGCCACCATCGCGCAGCCATACCTGGGCCTGGACGGCCTGCACCCGGAGCCCTTCTACGCGGCGATCGACGGCACCTCCATGGCCACCCCGCACCTGAGCGGCCTGATCGCGCTGATGCTGGAGGTCAACCCGGCGCTCAACCTGGACGGCGTGCTGGCGGCCATCACCTCCACAGCGAAGCCCATGTTCGTGCAGGACGCCACCACCGGCACCACGCGGCAGCTGGCGCTGTGGGAGGCGGGCGCGGGCTACGCGGATGCCTACGCCGCCGTGCGCAAGGCCACCGAGTCGGCCGGCACCCGCACCACCACCGTCACCACGGCCCTGCCGGGCTGGAGCGGCAACGTGGGCCTGACGGTGAAGCTGCCGGTGCTGGACGTCACCCTGGTGGAGGCCTCGCACACGCACAACCTGGCGGTGCCCGCCGGCGCCAACGCCCTGCGCATCACCACGGACTGGGGCAACCCGGCGCTCGACCTGGACCTCTTCGTCTACGACCCGAGCGGCAACCTGGTGGCCAGCAGCGCCAACGGCACCTCCACCGGTGAGTCGGTGTCCATTCCCCGCCCGGCCGCGGGCACCTGGCGCGTGCAGCTCAAGGGCTTCCTCAACACGCCCACCAGCTACACGGGCACCGCCCAGGTGGACACGCTCGTCCCCGTGACGCAGTAG
- a CDS encoding c-type cytochrome, producing the protein MRRQLLSTVYGTLLVGSALLSGCASVSRTAYPPIQADTSPEALARGESLFRGACEGCHRGPDSQRVTGAPMKDAPGWLGSLHTANLTAHPTAGIGSAKDEELARVIRYGVSRDGRVVPMPGSPMGDKDLAAVLGFLRSQHPLVEADATVAPRTKFSFLGGLAWGLVSKVPDHPASGIPVPAKGPTLEYGRYMAHVLDCGGCHTDSLDPEDAHGPKGFSGGREFLGADGHPIRSSNLTFDATGLQGWSFEDFTRAVRDGLAPGAIVRYPMPRYRGADDVDLKAVYEYLRSLPPRRHEVPGARPRTAPEALAPSAPVTPASVSTRAVEPGTPVRTSAAAQLATLVLAQAEPRKDVDPAALFARLGCTLCHAPGARYHERIVQAAGKSEQDLAKWIRNPEQFVPGTTMPTYASLVDEPTALALARWIKSGGPAARK; encoded by the coding sequence ATGCGCCGACAGCTGCTGAGCACCGTGTATGGCACCCTGCTGGTGGGCAGCGCCCTGCTGTCCGGGTGCGCGAGTGTCTCCAGGACCGCTTATCCCCCCATCCAGGCGGACACGTCTCCCGAGGCGCTCGCGCGCGGCGAGAGCCTCTTCCGCGGCGCCTGCGAGGGCTGCCACCGCGGGCCCGACTCGCAGCGCGTCACCGGGGCCCCCATGAAGGACGCGCCGGGGTGGCTCGGCTCGCTCCACACCGCCAACCTCACCGCCCACCCCACCGCCGGCATCGGCTCGGCGAAGGACGAGGAGCTGGCCCGCGTCATCCGCTACGGCGTCAGCCGCGACGGGCGCGTCGTCCCCATGCCCGGCTCCCCCATGGGCGACAAGGACCTGGCGGCCGTGCTGGGCTTCCTGCGCTCCCAGCACCCGCTCGTCGAGGCCGATGCCACCGTGGCGCCTCGCACGAAGTTCTCCTTCCTCGGCGGGCTCGCCTGGGGGCTGGTGTCCAAGGTGCCGGATCATCCCGCCTCGGGCATCCCCGTGCCCGCCAAGGGTCCCACCCTCGAGTACGGCCGCTACATGGCTCATGTGCTCGACTGCGGCGGCTGCCACACCGACAGCCTCGATCCCGAGGACGCCCACGGGCCCAAGGGCTTCTCCGGTGGCCGCGAATTCCTCGGCGCCGATGGCCACCCCATCCGCTCCAGCAACCTCACCTTCGATGCCACGGGCCTCCAGGGCTGGAGCTTCGAGGACTTCACCCGCGCCGTGCGCGACGGGCTCGCCCCCGGGGCCATCGTCCGCTACCCCATGCCGCGCTACCGCGGCGCGGATGACGTGGACCTGAAGGCCGTCTACGAGTACCTGCGCTCGCTCCCCCCGCGCCGCCATGAAGTCCCCGGCGCCCGCCCGCGCACCGCGCCCGAGGCCCTGGCGCCGTCCGCCCCCGTGACGCCCGCCTCCGTGTCCACCCGGGCCGTGGAGCCCGGCACGCCCGTGCGCACCTCGGCCGCCGCCCAGCTCGCCACCCTCGTGCTCGCCCAGGCCGAGCCCCGCAAGGACGTGGACCCCGCCGCCCTCTTCGCCCGGCTGGGTTGCACCCTGTGCCACGCCCCGGGCGCCCGCTACCACGAGCGCATCGTCCAGGCCGCCGGCAAGTCCGAGCAGGACCTGGCGAAGTGGATCCGCAACCCCGAGCAGTTCGTCCCCGGCACCACCATGCCCACCTACGCCTCGCTCGTGGACGAGCCCACGGCGCTCGCGCTGGCGCGGTGGATCAAGTCCGGCGGCCCGGCCGCGCGCAAGTAG
- a CDS encoding imm11 family protein: MSRYFELEDDLYHPGRWHLRGPMDEQGQRINPWQFFKGRQLALPGSVQFHVRPEGMALEFSWAAVSIPVVHERFVSLFERLGVKDVQFIPAQVEGYAGPFFILNTLCTLRCIDDARCEEVQYFKPEDEQPEKVGEYKFIAGLRIDPTKVEGTRIFRPWGWTGSLIISEDLKQALEAERITGTRFIEV; this comes from the coding sequence ATGAGCAGGTATTTCGAGCTGGAGGATGACCTCTACCACCCAGGACGCTGGCACCTGCGGGGTCCGATGGATGAGCAAGGGCAGCGAATCAATCCCTGGCAGTTCTTCAAAGGTCGGCAACTCGCTCTCCCTGGGTCGGTCCAGTTCCACGTAAGGCCCGAGGGTATGGCTCTGGAGTTCAGTTGGGCCGCGGTCTCCATCCCCGTGGTCCACGAGCGTTTCGTAAGCCTCTTCGAGCGGCTGGGCGTCAAGGACGTGCAGTTCATCCCAGCTCAGGTAGAGGGCTACGCCGGGCCGTTCTTCATCCTCAACACGCTGTGCACCCTTCGTTGCATCGACGATGCCCGGTGCGAAGAGGTGCAGTACTTCAAGCCCGAGGACGAGCAGCCCGAGAAGGTGGGCGAGTACAAGTTCATCGCGGGCCTGCGCATCGACCCGACGAAAGTAGAAGGAACTCGCATCTTCCGGCCCTGGGGATGGACGGGCTCGCTCATCATCTCCGAGGACCTCAAGCAGGCCCTGGAGGCCGAGCGCATCACCGGCACGCGGTTCATCGAGGTGTGA
- a CDS encoding caspase family protein translates to MRPLRCAPAALLWLALLAGSAASAAPARVAYALIIANNTGTEPKQAPLRYADDDGARYFELFSSRTQETVFLSVLDADTQALHPGLAARTRPPTRAALKEALRQLNARMAEDKARGDSPVLYFVFTGHGKRGPAGEGSVSLLDGPFTRTDLYSQVIASSTASFVHLIVDACDSYFFVNSRGALPVAPAQVQAVKGLLATRELTRYPNVGAVLSTTREQESHEWSAIRSGVFSHQVLSALSGAADVNADGRVEYSELSAFVAAANQGVEDVRGRLEVSIQPPALDRAAALVDLGDKARLGFLLLPAGLEGRLWVEDARGLRVAELHKERERSVVLGLPPSQGYFLRGAGREAAFRFARAGAVVDGSGLSWRDNALASRGAMDDALRDRLFSVPFGPRFYTGYMASLGQTPVAPEQQPDLSP, encoded by the coding sequence ATGCGACCGCTCCGATGCGCTCCGGCAGCCCTGCTGTGGCTCGCGCTCCTCGCTGGCTCCGCCGCGAGCGCCGCTCCCGCACGGGTCGCCTACGCGCTCATCATCGCCAACAACACCGGCACCGAACCCAAGCAGGCGCCCCTGCGCTACGCCGATGACGACGGCGCGCGCTACTTCGAGCTGTTCTCCTCGCGCACCCAGGAGACGGTGTTCCTCTCCGTGCTGGACGCGGACACGCAGGCGCTCCACCCGGGGCTCGCCGCCCGCACGCGCCCGCCCACCCGGGCCGCCCTCAAGGAGGCGCTCCGCCAGCTCAACGCGCGCATGGCCGAGGACAAGGCCCGGGGCGACTCGCCCGTGCTGTATTTCGTCTTCACCGGCCACGGCAAGCGCGGGCCCGCCGGTGAGGGCTCGGTGAGCCTGCTGGACGGGCCCTTCACCCGCACGGACCTCTACTCCCAGGTCATCGCCTCCAGCACCGCCTCCTTCGTCCACCTCATCGTGGACGCGTGTGACTCGTACTTCTTCGTCAACTCGCGCGGCGCGCTGCCGGTGGCGCCCGCCCAGGTGCAGGCGGTGAAGGGACTGCTCGCCACGCGCGAGCTGACGCGCTACCCCAACGTGGGCGCCGTGCTCTCCACCACCCGCGAGCAGGAGAGCCACGAGTGGAGCGCCATCCGCTCGGGCGTCTTCAGCCACCAGGTGCTCTCCGCGCTCTCCGGCGCCGCGGATGTCAACGCGGACGGGCGGGTGGAGTACTCGGAGCTGAGCGCCTTCGTCGCCGCCGCCAACCAGGGCGTGGAGGACGTGCGCGGCCGGCTCGAGGTGTCCATCCAACCGCCCGCGCTCGACCGGGCGGCGGCGCTGGTGGACCTGGGGGACAAGGCGCGCCTGGGCTTCCTCCTGCTGCCGGCGGGCCTGGAGGGCCGGCTGTGGGTGGAGGACGCGCGCGGCCTGCGGGTGGCCGAGCTCCACAAGGAGCGCGAGCGCTCGGTGGTGCTGGGACTGCCTCCCTCGCAGGGCTACTTCCTGCGAGGCGCGGGGCGCGAGGCCGCCTTCCGCTTCGCCCGCGCGGGCGCGGTGGTGGATGGCTCCGGCCTCTCGTGGCGCGACAACGCCCTGGCCTCGCGGGGGGCGATGGACGACGCCCTGCGGGACAGGCTCTTCTCCGTGCCCTTCGGCCCGCGCTTCTACACCGGGTACATGGCCAGCCTCGGGCAGACGCCCGTGGCGCCCGAGCAACAGCCCGACCTCTCGCCATGA
- a CDS encoding LOG family protein produces the protein MYTRREVIGVLGSGKEEHRAWVEPLARWIATRGFHLLTGAGGGVMGAAAEAFVAVEGRAGLSLGIVPGAVVDGTWRPKPGYPHAAVELPIHTHLPLSGEQGTEPMSRNHLNVLTARALVALPGGAGTVSEAVLALRYGRPLILFGPREAFHAFPAELERTESLERVCAFLAEAVR, from the coding sequence ATGTATACCCGGCGTGAAGTCATCGGTGTCCTGGGCTCGGGGAAGGAGGAGCACCGGGCCTGGGTGGAGCCGCTCGCGCGGTGGATCGCCACGCGGGGCTTCCACCTGCTGACGGGGGCGGGAGGCGGGGTGATGGGCGCGGCGGCGGAGGCCTTCGTGGCGGTGGAGGGGCGTGCGGGACTGTCGCTCGGCATCGTGCCGGGGGCGGTGGTGGACGGCACGTGGCGGCCCAAGCCGGGCTACCCCCATGCGGCCGTGGAGCTGCCCATCCACACGCACCTGCCGTTGAGCGGAGAACAGGGCACGGAGCCGATGAGCCGCAACCACCTCAACGTGCTCACCGCGCGGGCGTTGGTGGCGCTGCCCGGAGGCGCGGGCACGGTGTCCGAGGCGGTGCTCGCGCTGCGCTACGGCAGGCCCCTCATCCTCTTCGGCCCGCGCGAGGCCTTCCATGCCTTCCCCGCGGAGCTGGAGCGCACGGAGTCGCTGGAGCGGGTGTGCGCCTTCCTGGCGGAGGCGGTGCGCTGA
- a CDS encoding Ig domain-containing protein has translation MRQGLTWLGLAVLLGVVTCTGGACTFQPNLSRFPACDAQGACASGWTCLAAEGVCLPDCGERGPCTGEEPSGMGTDGGTGADGGDPDAGPAQLVLIPDGPGPGTETVSYFHRFQVNGGTPPYTFSTTGELPPGLSFDTQRGELSGKPLTAGDSSFTVEVVDQGAEPQRSSQQFSVRIRPVLHLAGPDVLAYFESGKDYVETLSATGGKPPYTFELSSGALPPGIVLRGNGKLDGAAYAGTGTPPFEVRVTDSDEPPQSRVRRLQLTSIACSGSEVCIKSSALPDARVGSAYTHSLQSTPTSVTWTWKRVSATLPPGLALNAETGVLSGTPTQAGLYEFNVTATAGGLLPPSPSTLTVRLTVY, from the coding sequence ATGAGACAGGGGCTGACGTGGCTGGGACTGGCCGTGCTCCTCGGAGTGGTGACCTGCACCGGGGGGGCCTGCACCTTCCAACCCAACCTCTCCCGCTTCCCCGCGTGTGATGCGCAGGGGGCCTGTGCCTCGGGCTGGACGTGCCTGGCCGCCGAGGGCGTCTGCCTCCCGGACTGCGGCGAGCGTGGGCCCTGCACCGGCGAGGAGCCCTCGGGCATGGGCACGGACGGAGGCACGGGCGCGGATGGCGGCGACCCCGACGCGGGCCCGGCGCAGCTCGTGCTCATACCGGACGGCCCCGGGCCCGGCACGGAGACGGTGAGCTACTTCCACCGCTTCCAGGTCAACGGCGGGACGCCTCCGTACACCTTCTCCACCACGGGCGAGCTGCCCCCGGGCCTGTCCTTCGACACCCAGCGCGGGGAGCTCTCCGGCAAGCCGCTCACCGCTGGCGACTCCAGCTTCACCGTCGAGGTGGTGGACCAGGGCGCCGAGCCCCAGCGCTCCAGCCAACAATTCTCCGTGCGCATCCGGCCCGTGCTGCACCTGGCCGGGCCGGACGTCCTCGCGTACTTCGAGAGCGGCAAGGACTACGTGGAGACGCTCTCCGCCACCGGAGGCAAGCCGCCCTACACCTTCGAGCTCTCCAGTGGCGCCCTGCCCCCGGGCATCGTCCTGCGTGGCAACGGCAAGCTCGACGGCGCGGCCTACGCGGGCACGGGCACTCCGCCCTTCGAGGTCCGCGTCACCGACTCCGACGAGCCTCCGCAGAGCCGAGTGCGCCGCCTCCAGCTCACCTCCATCGCCTGCTCGGGCTCCGAGGTCTGCATCAAGAGCAGCGCCCTCCCGGATGCACGCGTGGGCTCGGCGTATACCCATTCCCTCCAGAGCACCCCCACCTCCGTCACCTGGACCTGGAAGCGGGTGAGCGCCACCCTGCCGCCGGGCCTCGCCTTGAATGCCGAAACGGGCGTCCTCTCCGGCACGCCCACCCAGGCGGGACTGTACGAATTCAACGTCACCGCCACGGCCGGAGGCCTGTTGCCCCCCTCGCCCTCGACGCTCACCGTGCGGCTGACGGTGTATTGA
- a CDS encoding DUF6895 family protein has protein sequence MRDVSRVADLYWLTHLYLLDTRYLRAAPRHPDATAWTEELLVATPWVVEQGNVDLGAELAFCLQCVGEAGGGAHEALLALLESHQQPDGCMEDAHATAGALLAFAGAEERLPGFPR, from the coding sequence ATGCGCGACGTCTCCCGCGTGGCGGACCTCTACTGGCTCACCCACCTGTACCTGCTGGACACCCGCTACCTGCGCGCCGCGCCGCGGCATCCGGACGCCACGGCCTGGACAGAAGAGCTGCTGGTGGCCACGCCCTGGGTGGTGGAGCAGGGCAACGTGGACCTGGGCGCGGAGCTGGCCTTCTGCCTCCAGTGCGTGGGCGAGGCCGGAGGCGGGGCCCACGAGGCCCTCCTGGCGTTGCTCGAGAGCCACCAGCAGCCCGATGGATGCATGGAGGATGCCCATGCCACCGCCGGCGCGTTGCTCGCCTTCGCGGGCGCCGAGGAGCGTCTGCCCGGCTTCCCACGGTGA
- a CDS encoding AHH domain-containing protein — MPEGALRLAFEPLAAELALERVRVEEARAVLAAFHASFPRKEERRFRLVRTSTKPGPEEWEQRLREEFVSRFGAPEVALPGALETSPVVMALRLSPRYMGEGVREAARELFSSRVFLSSVALSVLVYFAAWVAPEPLFTKAFVTALTLRLALAVGAWELSQFARACVRLYQEAEAARTVEELEAVAERFGKAVGGTGLRVLMLVASMGVAKGLPEVPWGGMGALLRAPRFALPEGMSLGSAATVQMMADGTVLVTGVAAGTAASTLGSACTDGAESKDGYHWHHLATNKNDISERFGGPWTPRFEQLFESVGMSLDAAENLVYLKGHKGPHPEAYHREVYGKLRAAVRDCEDVPQCRSKLAKALKELAVEICTPGSRLHRLATRTQD; from the coding sequence TTGCCCGAGGGTGCACTGCGGCTCGCCTTCGAGCCGCTGGCTGCTGAGCTGGCCCTGGAGCGGGTGAGGGTGGAGGAAGCGCGGGCGGTGCTCGCGGCCTTTCATGCGTCCTTCCCGCGAAAAGAGGAGCGTCGGTTCCGGCTGGTGCGGACGTCGACGAAGCCGGGGCCGGAAGAGTGGGAGCAGCGGCTGCGCGAGGAGTTCGTGTCCCGGTTCGGAGCGCCGGAGGTGGCGCTGCCTGGAGCACTGGAGACGAGCCCCGTCGTGATGGCATTGCGGTTGTCTCCCCGCTACATGGGCGAGGGCGTGCGGGAAGCGGCCCGGGAGCTGTTCAGCTCACGCGTCTTCCTGTCGAGCGTGGCGCTGTCGGTGCTGGTGTATTTCGCGGCGTGGGTGGCGCCGGAGCCTCTTTTCACCAAGGCCTTCGTGACGGCGCTGACGTTGAGGTTGGCGCTGGCGGTGGGGGCGTGGGAACTCAGTCAGTTCGCGCGAGCGTGCGTGAGGCTGTACCAGGAGGCGGAGGCGGCCAGGACGGTGGAGGAGTTGGAGGCGGTGGCGGAGCGCTTCGGCAAGGCGGTGGGAGGCACGGGACTGAGGGTGCTGATGCTGGTGGCGAGCATGGGAGTGGCCAAGGGTTTGCCCGAGGTGCCGTGGGGAGGAATGGGGGCGTTGCTGCGTGCGCCCCGGTTCGCGCTGCCCGAGGGGATGTCGCTGGGGAGCGCGGCGACGGTGCAGATGATGGCGGATGGCACCGTCCTCGTGACGGGAGTGGCGGCGGGCACGGCGGCCTCTACGTTGGGCAGCGCCTGCACGGACGGCGCCGAGAGCAAGGACGGCTACCACTGGCACCACCTGGCCACGAACAAGAACGACATCTCGGAGCGGTTCGGAGGCCCGTGGACTCCTAGATTCGAGCAACTCTTCGAATCGGTGGGGATGAGCCTGGACGCGGCGGAGAACCTCGTCTACCTCAAGGGCCACAAGGGTCCCCATCCCGAGGCGTATCATCGAGAGGTATACGGGAAGCTCAGAGCCGCGGTCAGGGACTGCGAAGACGTTCCTCAATGCAGGAGCAAACTCGCGAAGGCACTCAAGGAACTTGCGGTCGAGATATGTACCCCAGGCTCCCGACTCCACCGGCTGGCAACGCGGACCCAGGACTGA